One Gossypium arboreum isolate Shixiya-1 unplaced genomic scaffold, ASM2569848v2 Contig00785, whole genome shotgun sequence genomic region harbors:
- the LOC108456393 gene encoding uncharacterized protein LOC108456393 translates to MKAIGDENQTTNLPPTNPAIPINLTAIADYYLTFNCISTMYQAYTHGDFPMVGFIVMVYFGYLGLMYCINQLRALPPTHTSPKKDFLKSIIWVLATVILVGFALQFSTFVHPLVAVFVFAAAVSTSYFLFFLYFVHDCDPHESANSCCIFRIKVSRGCCANYEVIINGSKITRDVVPGPENV, encoded by the coding sequence ATGAAGGCAATCGGTGATGAAAACCAAACCACAAATCTGCCACCAACCAATCCAGCAATCCCCATAAATCTAACAGCCATAGCTGACTATTATCTGACATTTAACTGCATCTCCACAATGTACCAGGCCTACACCCATGGTGACTTTCCCATGGTGGGTTTCATAGTTATGGTTTACTTTGGTTATTTGGGTCTCATGTATTGCATAAACCAACTCCGAGCTTTACCTCCAACCCACACTTCACCAAAGAAAGATTTCTTGAAATCTATCATATGGGTTTTAGCCACTGTTATCTTAGTCGGATTTGCTCTTCAATTCTCCACCTTTGTTCACCCTCTTGTAGCTGTTTTTGTGTTTGCTGCTGCAGTTTCTACCAGTTATTTCCTCTTCTTCTTATATTTCGTCCACGATTGCGATCCCCATGAATCTGCTAACTCTTGCTGCATATTTAGAATCAAAGTGTCAAGGGGATGTTGTGCCAATTATGAAGTGATCATCAATGGCAGCAAAATTACAAGGGATGTTGTTCCAGGTCCAGAAAATGTGTAA